Proteins co-encoded in one Vibrio sp. SNU_ST1 genomic window:
- the phnX gene encoding phosphonoacetaldehyde hydrolase gives MNTTSPIQAVIFDWAGTIVDFGSFAPTSIFVEAFRQGFDFDIDLAEAREPMGIGKWDHIQAVGRIPAVDARWNAQFGRSMTSDDVDAIYAAFMPLQKAKVADHAAPILNAIEVVNDLKEKNIKIGSCSGYPREVMDVLIPAAADYGYLPDNVVATDDLPQGGRPAPFMALKNVIDLGVTSVAACVKVDDAAPGIDEGHNAGMWTVGLVLSGNEAGLTYQEYLDADEATLEAAREKASVKLNKSKPHYLIDTIADLPGVIADIEKRLLAGERP, from the coding sequence ATGAACACAACATCACCTATCCAAGCGGTTATCTTTGACTGGGCTGGCACTATCGTTGATTTTGGATCGTTTGCTCCAACGAGTATTTTCGTTGAAGCATTCAGACAAGGTTTCGACTTTGACATCGACTTAGCAGAAGCTCGTGAACCTATGGGGATCGGCAAATGGGATCACATTCAAGCCGTGGGTCGAATCCCTGCTGTTGACGCTCGTTGGAATGCCCAATTCGGACGCTCGATGACAAGTGACGACGTTGATGCGATCTACGCGGCATTCATGCCTCTTCAGAAAGCGAAAGTAGCCGACCACGCAGCACCAATTTTAAACGCCATTGAAGTGGTAAATGACCTAAAAGAAAAGAACATAAAAATCGGCTCTTGTTCTGGTTACCCACGTGAAGTGATGGATGTGCTAATTCCAGCTGCAGCAGATTACGGTTATCTTCCTGACAACGTAGTTGCAACTGACGACTTACCTCAAGGTGGCCGCCCTGCTCCATTTATGGCACTTAAAAACGTAATCGACCTAGGTGTGACTAGCGTTGCTGCGTGTGTAAAAGTAGACGACGCAGCACCGGGAATCGATGAGGGCCACAATGCGGGTATGTGGACGGTAGGCCTTGTATTATCAGGGAACGAAGCCGGCTTAACCTACCAAGAATACTTAGATGCGGATGAAGCAACACTCGAAGCTGCCCGCGAAAAAGCATCTGTTAAGCTCAACAAATCAAAACCACACTACCTAATCGATACGATTGCAGATTTGCCGGGTGTCATTGCAGACATTGAAAAACGTTTGTTAGCCGGTGAGCGCCCATAA
- a CDS encoding aspartate aminotransferase family protein, giving the protein MTTTNQEPILKATHFRSEGDVNTTPAREKWNESLNDDATQAMLKRDSDVFLHQAMSTPCLDTLKAAEGIYIQDATGKKYMDFHGNNVHQLGYGYPHIINKVTQQMASLPFSPRRFTNETAIQCAEKLTQICGGDLNRVLFAPGGTSVIGMALKLARHVTNNFKVVSLWDSFHGASLDAISVGGEACFREGMGPLLAGVERIPPAVSYRGAFPLRDSFSLRDSFPLSGNSASDDHETACDVHYADYLEYVIEKEGGIGAFIAEAVRNTDVQVPSKAYWKRIREICDKHNVMLIIDDIPNGMGRSGEWFTHQAFDIEPDILCIGKGFGGGLVPIAAMVTKDKYNTAAQISLGHYTHEKSPIGCAAALATMEVIEQENLLEKVQADSAFVREQLLQMKEKYPVIGDVRGIGLLWGVELVTDHITKTRAFDEAEAVLYQCLNDGLSFKVSQGNVIQLSPPLIISRSELAVALSVFENAIAKVCKDFEYL; this is encoded by the coding sequence ATGACGACGACCAATCAAGAGCCAATTCTAAAGGCGACACACTTTCGAAGCGAAGGCGATGTGAACACCACACCAGCTCGTGAGAAATGGAACGAGTCGCTAAACGATGATGCGACTCAAGCGATGTTAAAACGTGACTCTGACGTATTTCTTCATCAAGCAATGTCAACACCTTGCCTAGACACACTTAAAGCGGCAGAAGGCATCTACATTCAAGATGCGACTGGCAAGAAGTACATGGACTTTCACGGCAACAATGTTCATCAGTTAGGTTATGGCTACCCACACATCATTAATAAAGTGACTCAACAAATGGCGTCATTGCCGTTTTCACCGCGTCGCTTTACCAATGAAACAGCCATTCAGTGCGCTGAAAAGCTGACACAGATCTGCGGTGGTGATTTGAATCGCGTGTTGTTTGCTCCCGGTGGCACCTCTGTGATTGGTATGGCACTCAAGTTGGCTCGACATGTCACCAACAACTTCAAAGTAGTATCGCTATGGGATTCATTCCACGGCGCGTCACTGGATGCAATCTCTGTCGGCGGTGAAGCTTGTTTTCGTGAAGGCATGGGGCCTTTACTGGCAGGCGTAGAGCGTATTCCACCAGCGGTTTCTTATCGTGGTGCTTTTCCGCTTCGTGACTCTTTTTCGCTTCGTGATAGTTTTCCGTTAAGTGGGAATAGCGCAAGCGATGACCATGAAACTGCATGTGATGTGCACTATGCCGATTACCTTGAGTACGTCATTGAAAAAGAAGGTGGCATCGGTGCCTTCATTGCCGAAGCGGTTCGTAATACGGACGTTCAAGTGCCAAGTAAGGCTTATTGGAAACGCATCCGTGAGATCTGTGATAAGCACAACGTCATGTTGATCATTGATGATATTCCAAACGGTATGGGTCGTAGCGGCGAATGGTTTACTCACCAAGCATTTGATATCGAACCTGACATCCTATGTATCGGTAAAGGTTTTGGCGGCGGCTTAGTTCCAATTGCGGCGATGGTCACCAAAGACAAATACAACACAGCAGCGCAAATTTCACTGGGTCATTACACCCATGAGAAGAGCCCTATTGGTTGCGCGGCAGCACTTGCCACCATGGAAGTGATTGAGCAAGAAAACCTACTTGAAAAAGTGCAAGCAGACAGCGCATTCGTGCGCGAACAATTGCTTCAAATGAAAGAGAAATACCCAGTTATTGGTGACGTTCGCGGCATCGGCCTGCTTTGGGGCGTGGAGTTGGTCACCGACCATATCACCAAAACCCGAGCGTTCGATGAAGCAGAAGCAGTACTTTACCAATGTCTGAACGATGGTCTGAGCTTTAAGGTGTCACAAGGTAACGTGATTCAATTGAGCCCACCATTGATCATCAGCCGCAGCGAACTAGCAGTCGCTCTGTCTGTCTTCGAAAACGCAATAGCAAAAGTCTGCAAAGACTTTGAGTACCTTTAA
- the phnW gene encoding 2-aminoethylphosphonate--pyruvate transaminase, with protein sequence MRNEYLLLTPGPLSTSETVRQAMLKDWCTWDDEYNKDVVEVIRSKLVTLATEQTGYTSVLMQGSGTASVEATIGSVISKSGKLLVVDNGAYGARIAQIAEYLNIPCHVVSPGETSQPDLNEMETTLAMDSDITHVAIVHCETTTGMLNPIEDIAKLAKQHNKTVILDAMSSFGGIPMDIAELGIDYMISSANKCIQGVPGFGFVIAKQSELEKCKGQARSLSLDLFDQWHCMESNHGKWRFTSPTHTVRAFYQALLELEEEGGIEARHNRYQTNQTTLVTGMRSLGFEPLLNDDLHSPIITSFYSPTHSDYQFKEFYDRLKEQGFVIYPGKVSNADCFRIGNIGEVYPSDIEALIGAVKNAMYWDIK encoded by the coding sequence ATGAGAAACGAATACTTACTACTGACACCGGGTCCTCTATCTACTTCCGAAACCGTTCGCCAAGCGATGCTAAAAGACTGGTGTACATGGGATGATGAATACAACAAAGACGTTGTAGAAGTGATTCGTAGCAAGCTAGTGACTTTGGCGACTGAGCAGACGGGTTATACGAGCGTATTAATGCAAGGTAGCGGCACCGCTTCCGTTGAGGCAACAATCGGTAGCGTTATCTCTAAAAGCGGCAAGCTTCTTGTTGTTGATAACGGTGCGTATGGTGCTCGTATTGCTCAAATCGCAGAATATTTAAACATTCCATGCCATGTCGTTTCCCCAGGTGAAACATCACAGCCTGACTTGAACGAAATGGAAACGACATTGGCCATGGATTCAGACATTACTCATGTTGCAATTGTGCATTGTGAAACCACCACCGGTATGTTGAATCCGATTGAAGACATCGCCAAATTGGCAAAGCAGCATAACAAAACCGTCATTCTTGATGCGATGTCGAGCTTTGGTGGTATCCCTATGGATATTGCTGAATTAGGTATCGATTACATGATCAGCTCAGCCAACAAATGCATTCAAGGTGTACCGGGGTTCGGCTTTGTTATTGCTAAGCAGTCAGAGCTAGAGAAGTGCAAAGGCCAAGCTCGCTCATTAAGCCTTGACCTGTTTGACCAATGGCACTGCATGGAAAGCAACCATGGTAAATGGCGTTTCACGTCTCCGACTCATACGGTGCGCGCTTTCTACCAAGCTCTACTTGAATTGGAGGAAGAAGGTGGTATCGAAGCTCGTCACAATCGCTACCAAACCAACCAAACCACATTGGTTACAGGTATGCGCTCTCTTGGCTTTGAACCACTGCTTAATGATGATCTTCATTCACCTATCATCACCTCTTTCTATTCTCCAACTCATAGTGATTACCAATTCAAGGAATTCTATGACCGTTTGAAAGAACAAGGGTTTGTGATTTATCCGGGCAAGGTTTCAAACGCAGACTGCTTTCGAATCGGTAACATTGGTGAAGTTTACCCTTCCGACATTGAAGCCCTCATTGGCGCAGTGAAAAACGCAATGTACTGGGACATTAAATAA